Below is a genomic region from Lampris incognitus isolate fLamInc1 chromosome 2, fLamInc1.hap2, whole genome shotgun sequence.
TGATGTTGTAGATGGGAAAAGCAAGCCAACCAGTGGTAGTCTTGCAGCGCTGGTACACAAACTGGAGAGAGACAGGATGGTGAGTAATTATCCTCTTGTACTGTGAAACTGTTTTGCCTGAATATTTACACCAGTGAAACTAGGTGGAGGGAGAATACTAATGTAAATATAACTTGTTTGCCTGATCGGTTGAGACCTAATGGTTGAGAGTCAAATCTAGGATTAAAAGCTTCACTTTTTTACACTTGCCATCGTACCAACTTGTGTTTCATTAAAGTAATGGTGCGAATTCATATTAAAAGGCAACTGTGTATGACCCTTGGGCTTATCCAGCGCCCTTGGGGTGATTGTCATTCACCACCCTCCTCCTTTTAAAATTATATTAGGGGCAGGGACGTATCTTGGATAATTACCGAAGAAGGTATTCTTGTAATGTAAATTGTTTGCTTAATAACATTGAGGCTAACTAACCTTTTCTAATGCTGTTGGCAAAGTGTTTGAAACAATGACTGTGAAGTGGGACAGATTTTAGTTCTCTGCATGTTGGTGGAGTGGGTGTTCTTAAAATGCTGTATGTCCTATCTTTGTTCACAGGTGCTGGTGAAGCCCTTGTTTGACAAGGGCTTTCTCTTCCTGCTGTCTTCAACTCAAATGGCCAATCCCAAAGGTGCAATAAACTCTATTGCCCACTCTTTCCTTTTGCCTGAGTTGAATACCTGCTTGTTGTTGTTACTGAGGGTTCGGCACTGAGAAGGtttgtgatgtttgttttttccaGAGCGGCGGGGGCGGTTTGAAAAGAACCTGCAGGCATTGTTCATCTTTCAGGAGTCAAGGGTGGTTGTCAAGTATTGTAAGTATTTATCTTTTTTGCGTGTTCTCTCACTTTGCCTGTGACCTATTTTGAAATTAAAGAGCGACATCTACatattctccttctccttctagCGTCCAGGCTATATGAGCCGGAACCGCTATTGCTGGATCCCCAACCCGCCATCCTGTCCTCCCTGGAGCCCTTTGTCCCAGCTCTCCATTATGCTCTGCTCAAGCTTAGGCCCAACCCAGGCAAGGACCTAAGCTCAGGGGTGGAGAGACAGGCTCAGGAATACCTTATGCGTATGGACCATGGTACAGTTCGGCCCTTCATCCTGCCAGAGTACAAACAGAACCTGGATGACAGGGGAAAATTGCACCCACCACCCAGGCCCAAATCCAATATGGAAAGCCTGCTGCGTTCTTATATTCATAACCCTGCCACCTACATCCTGTCTATGAACAAGATAAAGGACATGGTTGAAAGAAACCAGAACCCCTTCCCCACCTCAGCCCCGGCCCCAGTTGAATACAGCCCGGTTTCTGACTGGGGTGGGTCAGACAGGGGCTCAGATAGGACAGAGAGGGCTCCAGAAAGGCAAACCCAAGAGAGACCGCCTCAGGAGAGGCCAGCACAAGAGAAGCCTCCCTCTGAAAACTCTCGACGGAGATCAGGCGTGTCCCATTCAAACGGCGCCCAGCCCCAGATAGAACCTCAGCCGCAGAAGTTACGGTTGTCTCAGAATGAGTATGATAAAGACAAGATGAAACAGCTGCTGAAGCTGATCCAATTGCATAAGAAAGCCCTAGTGAAGGATCCAGGAAAAGAAAGGGGGGAGGCTGGTGAGGATGGGGCCTGGGACCCTCACAGTCTGAAAAGGAAACTAGAAGATGACCGAGGAGGCATGAACAAACACCAGCGCACAGATCCCCTGAGTAATGGAGAGCCCAGTAGAGGTGAGGATGCTATCATTTCTGACCTTCTGGTGTTAAATTGTATATATGTGCAGCAACCGTGTTCTTTTGACCCTGAAAGACtattgtgtattttttttgtcCTCTCAACAAAGACTAACTAATTGTCATTAATTGTTGCTCATGAGACACATCGCCACTTTCGGTCATAGCAAAACATGCAGCTTGAACAAAAGTCATCTACATGTTGACAAAATAAATGATTAATATGGAACATTTATAGCAAAAGATTACATAGCAATTCAAAATAAATGCCCCAACAACACATGAAAACAAGGGTGCCCAAGATGAAGATGGTGACAGAAACACAGACGTAGTAAGGATGGGAGAGGAAAAACGAGCCCTGTTTAGGGAAAGGGTGGATTGGGCTGACCACGGCTAGAATTAAAAATTGTAATTTTTTAattctagctgttaattagtATTAAAAATTAGAATTAAAAATTTTAAAAGTAAGTGGCCAGAAGTGAGGTTCGGTGACAGAACCTGTATCTTCAAAGTAAGTCTACGATGGGTACATTCTAACTAAAGATGCAGTATTATCCCCTGCTCTGGTTGGATGCTATACTAACAGTTAGTTTATTGATTTGGACGAGGAAAGCATCTGCACTTTATAGAAATTGTCTTTATGGATATCATTTATCTTACCATAAAAATTGTTTTTGAGTGTCTTTTTTGACAAGATGCCAGTTTAAACAGGCAAATATTGCTCATAAGACTCCTCAAACTATTAAAATATTGAGAATGTGCCCTTGAACAGACACTTTCCTTGTATGTAGCACATTGTGTTTGCACAGAAGAGTAGAAAAAAATGTAAGGGTATATCAGATTGTTTTGATTATTGCAAGGGCCCAAATTCACATATCTTGGTAACTGAATGTTTGTCATGCTAGGATCCCAGGCAGATGAAGGCTCAGATGAGGGGGGCCAGAACTACAATCTGACAGCAGTGATGGAGAGCATGGGTATCTATGATACTGACCTGAGAGCCCGGGGCAGCGCCCATAGCTCTTCTGTCAGCGAGACTCAGCGCCTTCTTAAAATCCTGCTAGCCACCCTCAATAAGGCCATGACCCAAAGTTCCGGTAATGACCAGCCCAACCGCGGGGAGTCCTCTGCAGGTTCAGGAAGGAGGGAGCCAAGCATCCCTGACCCGGACCTCAGGAAACAGGAAgagccagcctcacagacaaacTATACAGAGGTAAGGTGTTCCTCAAGTACAAAATAATTGATGCCCGTGTAAAAAAAATTCCAAATACTCAACACTATGTGATGGGTGTGTTGTTGGTGCTGATTATGACTTAATAATGCATTCTTTTTTTAGGAGGACATGGACTGTAGCCCAGGTAGTCCGTTCAGCCCAGGTTCTCCAGCAGAGCAACCTCACACCTCAGACAATCCAACCTGTGGTATCCCAACCCATGAAGGTACCACAACATAACAAGCGTAGAGACCTCTTTACTTGCTAGATATTTCATTTAGATCTGTGCATCACGCATCACTGTAATGAATTAAACATAAAATTGGTTTTGATGCTTTGTTAAAAGTCTACAGGAATCTGATAGAACAAGCACTAGAGCTTCTTTAACAGCCAGTCTCTGCTCTCCGTCAGATAATATCCAGTCGGTCCCAGAACCTGTGGCTGTCCCCGTGGCAGACAGCCACTCAGAAGTGAAGACTCCTCCAGTGGTGGAGGTGAAGAAGACAGCACCGCCACCCAGTTTAGTCACGGTAGAGGACCCACCCAACAGGCCCTCCATCAGTCTGGACACTATCCTCAACCAGGAGATTCACAGCCTCACCTCCGACATCAAGAACATTATGCGGAGTCAGCACATCTACTACAACTCCCTGCTGCCTCCACGGCTCCCGTGGCACCAATCCTGGCTCCCCAACAGTTCCTTCTCAGATTTTGTTATTCCCTTTGTCACCTCTGTCCCCATCCAGGGGCATGTCAAAGCACTGTGTGAGAAGATGGACAAGCTGatcccagtcccccctcctcttcctcctgccccCAATATCACTTCCCCACCTCCCCAAGCTGCGGTGTCAAATCTTACACCTTCACCTGTGGTCAAATCAACCCCCCAAACCAAAGCAGAACCATCTCAGTCCAAGAATGCCGCTGCTTCTCATGGTGCAAAATTGGGCAcagtgaaagagaaagagaaggccTCCGCTACCACAAAAGCTGAGGCTGCTTCATCAGAACTGGGTGGTGAGATGTATTCTCCATCTCAAGTTACCTCAGACTCCCCAGAGTTGAATGCCACCCAGAACGCcagctcaaatccaggacctgcTCCTGGTTCCAGCTTGCTAGCTAACAGTCTGATTGGACAGCTGAAGCCTGAGGTGTTCAGCAGCCTAGTGGAGATCTTTAAGGACGTCACTAAGAACACTGTAAAGTTCTACATATATTCTGGAGACGAGGGGGACGAAAGCACCGTCTGTAAGCAGATTAAGGTAAGATGCTAAAGCAGGTCCGAAGAGTCGGATAACAGCAAAGTTGATTATCTTGCAGTTCTTCAAAAATGTTGGAAGTTTCAAAAGTTAAATAGTATTGACAATATTTGTCTCAAATGTCAGTCAATTTAATTATTTTACTGTAGCTTTTTATTGAATTGTACAGCCATTATGCTCATTTTATGATATTGGTTGTGTAGAAATAATCTTCAGCTGTTGAGTGATATGAATTAGCTGAAAGATGAATGGCCCTCCCTCTATTAGCAAACATGTGGAAAGTCAACAATATTTTTTGTGTCAAGTTAAACAACAGAACTTTGAGCAAAGTGCTGTGAGACAGCTCCTGCGCTTCCTGTTTTATTGCAGCTAGGGAACACTCCAAAGCTGCCAGGGATTGTAAGTTGCATAGAGATATTACAACAAAAAATACAAGCCTACAGTAGGAATGTGAAAAACTACCCTCTCATCGTCAATGTGTAGCTCATGTCAGAGCTCCACTTGtgtttgcgtatgtgtgtgtgcttgctcgTGTGAGAGAGAACTCCATCTGTCTTTAACAACTTTGCCTCTTATCTTTCACCAAGGAGTACCTGATAAGTTTAGGCAACAGCGAATGCAATCCGCAGACCTTCTTGGAAAACAGCAGCAGTTTAGATAAACTGCTCATCATCATCCAGAATGAGGACATTGCTGCACATGTCCACAAGGTACTATACTTCTCATCATTCTCTTGAGCAGGGTCCATGTCACACCTCTTGTCTGCAGTTTAAATCACTCATCACCAGCTATACAAGACAGAATACATCGCAGGTGCCAAAAATACTACAGAAATGATAGAAAGTTAACTTTTCCACCTGCTGCAACATATTGTGGTTTATCCAGCCACTGAGTTAAATTCTTGACTTTTTTTAAACCTTGAGACAGTGAAATGATTTGTCAATGTAGTTATTCCATGGAAATATATGAAATTTCTTTCATGATAATGAATCAATTATACCATTACCAAGGTTGTAAAAATTGCTTGTTTTGCCCCCTGCAGATTCCAGCGCTGGTGTCACTGAAGAAGCTGGCTTCAGTGAGCTTTGCTGGGGTAGACTCGCTGGATGATGTTAAGAATCACACCTACAATGAGCTGTTTGTATCAGGAGGCTTCATTGTTTCTGACGAGTTTGTCCTCAACCCTGACCTTATCACTCAAGGTAAGCTTACTCGTCTTTCTAGGATCAGGAGGCCATAGAAGTGTAAATGGGGCATGAATTCCAACTAACTTTTTGCTGTGTACCTTGCCCAGATCGGTTGCAGGGACTACTGAAGTTCTTGGAGGAGCAGAGCACCCCAGAGCACCCCTGGCAGTGGAAAGTGCACTGCAAATCCCAGAAGAAGCTCAAAGAGCTGGGAAGGTGAGTATGGTCGACTCAAAAAGTATAGTCACAGGCCCAAAGCAATGAGAATGTCATCCCAGTGGGGATTTATGAATCATTGCACCACACTAACTAGAGCCAGTAATGAGTGGTGGTCCTGTGCCTGTAATTAATTTCTACCCTACCCCTTTAGGTTGAACGCCAATGCCATGGGGCTTCTGAACCTACTGACAACTTATCAGAAGAAGCACCTGGTGGAGTTCTTGCCTTATCATGAGTGTGACACCCAGTCACGTCAGGCTCCAGACCTAGACTGCCTGATAAAGCTCCAGTCTCAGCACACCCAGCAGAGGCATCTCATCTTCCTCACAGGTAGTCTCATCACTGCCATCAGCTCTTTACTAGCTGTTTTAttctttaattattttttttaggtTTGTACCTGGCAAAAACTTCTTGAAAATGCCAGTTTTTGCACAGACTAGCTATGGACACCATAAAGATCATAAAACAAATTTATGGGTTGCTTAGTCTTAAATCTTTATTAAGGATGCCTTTTTTTCCTTATTGCATTGGGAGTGAATGTCATGAAATCATTTAAGTTTTACATTGTAAGGGATAGTGCTGCACTTTTCTTGTCATGTTACAAATATGTGGATTCAGCCGTTTGGTGTTTGTTCTTGCAGAGAGGCCATTTGAGATGTTTCTGCAGTACTCCAGAAATGGTATAGTGATAGCAAGCATTGATGACATCCTGAGCGGATTCCACAGCCTGATTGGCTCCATTAATCAGAACGAACTGCCAACTCCACCGTCTACTGGTGGGTAATGTCAACAATCACTTCAGCTCAACAAATTGAATACACTTGTAACCATGTTGTAGCAAAATGGCATTATTATTGACAATTGGGCTTCGGTCACACACAATTAACTTGATATTTTACCAAGCAAAATTGACTCCAATATccggcagaattttttttttcggcCTTGGGTTCCTTGAATGCATGTATGACAATTGATTTGTTCTTGCTACCTCCACTCCTGTATACTATTTTCTCACTGCCTTCTCTCCTGCTTTCCCAGTAGTGAATGATGagtgtgtggaggaggaggatATGTCATTAGACTCTGATGATGGGGAGCCCCCAGCCATATCGGAGTCCTCTGAGCAGGAACAGGGGGCTGCAGAGGAAAACCCTCCCCAGCCTCCCCCACCTGAAAATGAGGCGTTCCGTCCCCCACTCCCAGACCAGCAGGCAACCCCCGAgagcacaccaaaattgccagaTTATGCTGCTCTCAAGTCTGCCATCTCTCACTTTAAAACCACCAACCAGCCAGGCTCCTCCGAAGTGGGCAGCATGTCACCTGGAGGTTTCACTGTCAATCCCCACCAGAGCTTCCTGTGTCCTGCCTCGTGGCCATCCTTCACCTGCTCCTCTGGCTACACGGCCTCCCCAGCCTATCCGGCGTCACCCTGCAGCAGCACCACACAAGAGCAGCCTCCATCCACAGCCTCTACCACAGTCCCAGGCCCACCTCTCCTAACCACAGCAGGACCTCTAGCCAACCTAGCCTCCCTCCCCCTAGAGGTCaaacctcctcctccgcctcaccTCATGATGCTGGGTCACACGTATGGCTCTGACACTGGAGGAGCTGGGGCTGTAGGAGCTTTCCTGGCAGGCAGTAACTGCACACTGCCCAATGCCGCCGTGGAGGGCTCTCCCCTCTCCAACACTCTCCCTTTCACAGACAATAAAGGGGTCTCTATGGCTTCCGCAGGTCAGGGCTTCACCCAGAGCGATGCTGCCAAACCCAGTTACATAAGCGGCGTACCGAAAAGCGCCAGTGGGACCTCCACTCAACAAGGAGACAGGACACTTGGTGGACCTATGGAGATTGCATGGGGGACAGCAGGGAACAGTAGTTGTGAGACTGGCAGCAGCCAGATTGTGGTCACGCCTGGCTCAGTGGCCCACAGTGGGCTCATACAGGGTGGAGAGTGGAATGAAACCCCTGGCAACATTACCCCTGTTAGTCAGGGGGGCAGGACTCCAGTGAACTGTGTAGACAGCCTTGGAGCTTGTGTTGGTATTCCCACAGCAGCCACAAGGGGGGGCTCAATAGTCAGACCTAAGATGCCTGGGCATCCTTTGAGTGGTGGGGGTTATGGCAATATGGGTGCCATTTCTGGACATATGGATCATGGGGCTATGCGGGGTTCTATGGGCCCTGGTTCACTAGGGGGCTACCGGGGGAGAGGAGTCCCACCAGGAGGCCCCTGGCCAAGGCCAGGGCGTGGACACGAACGAAGGGAGGGACCTGGAGGTGGTCCCTGTTCTTGGGGCTATCCTTTGGGCAGGGGTAGGGGACAGGAATACTACACATACTCACAGAGTtactccccctgaacagacaaTCATTGTGATCAATGGGGGATCGTAAGCAGCATACTCCAGAGACTTAGAGCTGGCTGAATGTATATATTAACTTGTCATAGACACAATGGTTTAAAACACAGAATTAGAATCCTGGTTTTTCTACATTAATAACTGATACAGGCAGTGCCGAGTGTCATACTGTCGTGTATACTGTATGTACACTCTTTCGATGTAAGCTGTTTCAGACCCTGTCCAAACCACTATATTTATATTTGCCAAGAAATGTAATGGCCTTCAGCTTCTCCGATTTGTCATGTAATTTCTGTTTGTCTCAATTTTGAAACGGTTTGTgaacagggggagggggggagtctgatatttttttaaagaaaaaaaaagtgaatgacACTTActgttggttttctttttttacatcctTGGTTGTTAAAAATCTATGGAAATAAAATGTTTCAAATCTTGTTTGTGTCAAGGGTTTGACAGTGTCAAGCAGTTCATTAAAAATATAAACCACAGCAGCGTTATTGTCCTCAGTCATTAAGGGAAGCCTCTAAATTCGAAAGAGAAAGGGGTTGTTTAGCTATTAAATTGGTAAGTAGGCTAGTTTTTAGAAATGTGTACTTGCAGGCGTTTATTTATACTGTGGGAAAACACATCAATCATCCTGTGTGGGTTGAGCTTGTGCATAAGGGGATCCATTAAAAAGAAGTATGTCGGCAAGCTGAGGATTGTTGATCTTTTTTGCTCTACAACAATTAAAGATAGAAGGTTGGTCAGAGGTTTTGATTTGGTCCGGTACTATTTCTGTCTACTCGGGAGTGCTTGTCAAGGAATGCAGTGCTAGTGACTGAAATCACACACTAGAGGGCGTCATTTTCCTATTGGAATATCGAGCCTTATTTGAGGGATCGGATGACATGTTTATTTTAGTTGCAAAGTACttcatgaacctggcttctatcacaatgtttagctgtaccatctgcgtGGATTTGGGGGGGAGGCGCAATGTTTGAGCGAATCTATATATTGTTGATTGCATCTACTTTTAGACAAAGTTTTGACATTTTATTTTTGATTATAACGTAAAACAAATACACAAAATTATTTTCTGCACCCTACCGTCTCCCTTATTCTGTCAATTGGTGTGGGCCATGCAAGTCAGAGCCATGTCGAGAATTGGGGTCAACGGAAGTTCAAAAATGCTTGGTAGTCATGTGATCACGTAGCCTTCCGGTAGTTCCAGGACATTATGGGCGGGCAATTTGAATGCGTAAATACAGAAACAAAACTGCGATTTTTAGTAATTAGTAGTCAATAAATGCATCGATTTACAATATGTAGCACACCGAAATCTGTATGTAGTTATATCAAtgtttttttaaagtaaaaattGCTAATATTTGAGGACTAGTGTGGCTAGCGTTACCTGCCTTGTTAGCATCCTAGGCTGACATTACCTCGGTTAAAGAGCGTGTTGCTGTTGTTTATTGctttgaatttcttttttttaaattttcttaaACTTGTGTAGTAGTCAAGAGCGATCACATCCCAGAGTTTATTGATATATTGAGAGGGGGGGGAAGGGAGAGAACGTTTCAAAATTCAGATTAAACAAGTACCAAACACCGAAACAGGTTTTTTTAGCTGTAAACTAAATGATATGCCTGTACGGTGGCGACGTGCTGGTGACAATCTCGACATTTACCAAATATAACAATCGGCATTCAGTGGGTTGAAcaatggctcaacacgccatctaccgttttaaatcagccctgaacctcgCAAGACCAACGCTGACGTAGAGTCCACCGCTTGGGACTTATCTACGTTATGGAAttaaaaagaggaagaagaaaaaaaggaagattTTAACGCCCTCTAGTTAGAGGTGGGCAACCCCCCTTCCGTCTGCGGCGCATCCGGGTTGGGTGGTCTTCGCAGGGCGGTGTCTGACGCCGTGCCGGAAGGCGGGTCGGTAGAGGGGACCACGGCCACGTGCGGTGGCGACTCCCGACGCGCGCCGCCAGGCCCTTCATACACGGATCTTCTCCTGCTTCACACAGccacgccccctccccccccatcccCTTGCCCACCTTTTAGCGTTTTTCAAAATGATGCGGTTGGTGAAGTTAGGCTCAGACTTGTGGGAGAAGTTACGCTTTAATATCCTAGCATTTCTTAAATTCATGGTGATTCAGTAATCCCATGGTAACTGAGGGCCCAAGTAATCTTAATGACTAATGTAAATCTTTATGACTTTCAGAGAGGATGGAAGGAGACCGACAGGTGACTTCCAATGATTGCCAATTGACAGCTCAACGGGTCAATggactagcagcagcagcagcagcagcgtggtGTTAAGTGTGTTGTCTTAGGAAATCCATTGCAAATAAGTGGAATTAAATTAATCATTTTTTTGTTTACAATTCGTATGCACCCCTGCACTTATTAATATATATACTGAGACATAATACAATATTCAAATTCAAAACTTAATTATCCACTTTTTGCAGGCAAAAAAATCAGAAATTTCTCTTTGGCTTTTGCGTGTGCAGAAATCTGCCTCTAAAAAAGGCACATTAAAATGCATCACatccagacagacaggcaggatatacacatataaacatatgttttatgtaattttttttgtgtgtgtggtcttTTTACTGTGCACTTATTTGGTTGCAGTGAATTCGTTAAATAAACCTCTAGTAAACTCAGAAAAAAATTAATAGCATGTCAAACGGTTTGTCTGTGCCCTTTCCTCCATGTTGTCCTTGCATATCGTCTCCACCATGGTTTGCTGTGCTGCATGGATGCTCCAATTGCTCGGAGAAAGGAGTACGAATGTACGGTTTCCCCACTGACacagagaggagaaaaaaaatggttgacttaagtcagcaggagcaatcTTAACATCACTAAGGATTACTACAGCAACAAAAAAATACGAGGTAATCATATTCAAAtgccacatttgcactttttcacAAAACCCACACCACTGAGAAGTTTAATGTTTGGTTTCAGAATGGGGAAAGACTTGCAATATGCAGTCTGACGGTGCTGTCTCATTGCAGGGAGTCTTCAGGCTCCATTGAATGCCCCTGTGGGTCTTGTGCTgaaagagtgagaaagggagAAAAAGACAGAGGATAAAGTGTTAGACACACCCATATAGCCTTGGACGGGAAATTGCCTTGGGAGATAGGTGTGGTCTTTGTTCCCCAACTTAAGTCATGGAACTCCATTAGCTGTGATCACCACCATTTTTTGCTGCTTATGTTTAACGAAGTATGACAAGTCGCATCAGTTACTGACATGATACGTATTCATACGAAGTTGTGTCATGTTCTTGGTTGTCTTTTAGATATGTAACAAGTGTATACATGTCCAGTAAATATAAAGTGTTTCTTGTCCAGTAAATATAAAGTGTTCCCTAATACTCTGCATTCAACCACTATGGGATATGTATGTGGGCAGACAAAAGTGAGTTGTGTGTGGGAAGTAAACTCAAGTCACTCTGCAGGCACATTTTGAGGCAGACCAGTTTGTCGAGATCAAAAAGGGCAAGACTAGGCTGAGAGCAGATGCTATTCCCACCATCTTTGTGTGCATCACCCTGTGGTCAAAAAGAGGAGCGCCCCTGCACCATGATGCACCCCTGGACCTGTAAATGTAGAGCCCATAGCTGCTGATCACAGATATGGTGTTAAAGGTGACACAGGTATAATAAGTATGAACTGCGTGAAAGCACGAtattactgactattgcaaactgttctcttctctcacatgtcttttctctctctctgaatgatgtctgctcctttctcttcttcagtgtgtgtataaatggtgtgatgtgagtctcccctatgtgcacgtgtagtctgtcctcctcctaggtctccatggtgatggtggtcaccaccttgaccctgcttggcatcctcctcctcacattttctttttatatatcttatatagccatataattttgttaccctgtttcaatgttatatccttctctctctccgatgtgtgactaatgtattttcttgtctcttcagctgtgtatgtgaatggtgtgatgtgagtctcccttgtgtgcatgtgtagtctgtcctcctgccaggtgtacatggtgatgatggttgtgtggctcaggtcctaggctgttcggatggcatctggacactgcttggcatccccctcatcgtattcttcataTCGCTTCTGATTCCATTATAatcctgttatcctctttcaatgttgtattttgtaaattgtgtaaacacaacatccattgcacatctgtccgtcttgggagagagatccctcctctgttgctctccctgaggtttcttcctatttttttctccctgttaagggtttttttttagggagttgttccttattcgaggatgttgtgttgctgtaaagccccctgaggcaaatttgtaatttgtgatattgggctatacaaatgaaattgacttaacGCTTAATGATTTTAGTAATATTTCTTATTTTGAAGTGATATATTATTTTGAATATTTAAAAATTAACAGTGCCATGTCTTCTACTTACACCGGTTTCAAAGATTGAGGAAAGAAGGGATGAGGAGACAGAGAAGGAAGGGAAAGTGAGAGTGGAGAAAGAGAGGACATGACAAatgaggagagacagggagagctgACATGAGCTATAACATAGGCCGTGTTCAATCGGATCTACTGAGAAAGTTACAtagacaaaaaaataataattgaaaAAGCAAAGGTAGCACAAAGAAAAATGAAGGAAAATGCAGTTCTGAAGAAGACAATGAAAAttagggacaaaaaaaaaacttcgtcAAAAGTCCAAATTAAGGCGCTAGACAGACTAACCACAAAAGGGATGAAATGGAGCAATGACACAAATAAGGCGGTGTTAAAAATTCCCTTTTGCTGTTGGTCCAACAGGTTACAAGACCCTGCAGGAATTGCAGACTCCCCTGCCAGGAATAAGAACCCTGCAAAGAAGGATGCAGTGTGTTGAGGTTGAGCCTGGTGTGTTGACAGACAGAGCCCTTGGATTTCCTGAAACTGAAGGTAGGTGAACTGTCAGAGTTTGAAAGGGAGTGTGTGTTGACCTTGGATTAATGGCAATCACACCAAGTGTGGAGTTGCGCATTCTTACAGGCAAACTGGTGATGTGACTTAACCAGGTCGCACAGGAGTAGCAACACAAGCTGGTGTGTTTATGTTGGCCGGAAACACAACACGGTGGATGCAAGTAGTAGCATATCATTACAGTGGCCATTCTACCAATGAAG
It encodes:
- the tasorb gene encoding protein TASOR isoform X2: MALNPDTEGKTDTECTETGALRSEADDCTKNSPSTATSATSNQNGDQTGCEDSVMPEQEAPDRRRCVPTGARSSSSSPLPGQRPAEELPRKNFQIPRKIKERKGLYQFLPPDSREFEDLVKVLSSFYLDPSSRGTFSYCKARLIHNELLEKEFIEKRREMKQEGRTEQELAESYCFLYPDKSKLQWICEKGLSVGHSRITTLGNPAVGVYLSKFSDLLQMNPFEAGSFGDMIVFKVMKGRLKHIHENMPKNAMEPAPKFDCHVYKSANRVTSLLSYRAFELTQQYFFEFAFDEIKARPRHVCPYAVVSFHYKGKEAASAPMSAHRFNTVSLEGSRAGKSCYTVWSGPLVNKGEELFQVCLRSTTRPYLPFKLPEKLEVNQGMQLEQVKRKIPSVLFSWDTYSISREVMKCGMSCSLYDVVDGKSKPTSGSLAALVHKLERDRMVLVKPLFDKGFLFLLSSTQMANPKERRGRFEKNLQALFIFQESRVVVKYSSRLYEPEPLLLDPQPAILSSLEPFVPALHYALLKLRPNPGKDLSSGVERQAQEYLMRMDHGTVRPFILPEYKQNLDDRGKLHPPPRPKSNMESLLRSYIHNPATYILSMNKIKDMVERNQNPFPTSAPAPVEYSPVSDWGGSDRGSDRTERAPERQTQERPPQERPAQEKPPSENSRRRSGVSHSNGAQPQIEPQPQKLRLSQNEYDKDKMKQLLKLIQLHKKALVKDPGKERGEAGEDGAWDPHSLKRKLEDDRGGMNKHQRTDPLSNGEPSRGSQADEGSDEGGQNYNLTAVMESMGIYDTDLRARGSAHSSSVSETQRLLKILLATLNKAMTQSSGNDQPNRGESSAGSGRREPSIPDPDLRKQEEPASQTNYTEEDMDCSPGSPFSPGSPAEQPHTSDNPTCGIPTHEDNIQSVPEPVAVPVADSHSEVKTPPVVEVKKTAPPPSLVTVEDPPNRPSISLDTILNQEIHSLTSDIKNIMRSQHIYYNSLLPPRLPWHQSWLPNSSFSDFVIPFVTSVPIQGHVKALCEKMDKLIPVPPPLPPAPNITSPPPQAAVSNLTPSPVVKSTPQTKAEPSQSKNAAASHGAKLGTVKEKEKASATTKAEAASSELGGEMYSPSQVTSDSPELNATQNASSNPGPAPGSSLLANSLIGQLKPEVFSSLVEIFKDVTKNTVKFYIYSGDEGDESTVCKQIKEYLISLGNSECNPQTFLENSSSLDKLLIIIQNEDIAAHVHKIPALVSLKKLASVSFAGVDSLDDVKNHTYNELFVSGGFIVSDEFVLNPDLITQDRLQGLLKFLEEQSTPEHPWQWKVHCKSQKKLKELGRLNANAMGLLNLLTTYQKKHLVEFLPYHECDTQSRQAPDLDCLIKLQSQHTQQRHLIFLTERPFEMFLQYSRNGIVIASIDDILSGFHSLIGSINQNELPTPPSTVVNDECVEEEDMSLDSDDGEPPAISESSEQEQGAAEENPPQPPPPENEAFRPPLPDQQATPESTPKLPDYAALKSAISHFKTTNQPGSSEVGSMSPGGFTVNPHQSFLCPASWPSFTCSSGYTASPAYPASPCSSTTQEQPPSTASTTVPGPPLLTTAGPLANLASLPLEVKPPPPPHLMMLGHTYGSDTGGAGAVGAFLAGSNCTLPNAAVEGSPLSNTLPFTDNKGVSMASAGQGFTQSDAAKPSYISGVPKSASGTSTQQGDRTLGGPMEIAWGTAGNSSCETGSSQIVVTPGSVAHSGLIQGGEWNETPGNITPVSQGGRTPVNCVDSLGACVGIPTAATRGGSIVRPKMPGHPLSGGGYGNMGAISGHMDHGAMRGSMGPGSLGGYRGRGVPPGGPWPRPGRGHERREGPGGGPCSWGYPLGRGRGQEYYTYSQSYSP